Proteins encoded within one genomic window of Episyrphus balteatus chromosome 1, idEpiBalt1.1, whole genome shotgun sequence:
- the LOC129920981 gene encoding GATA zinc finger domain-containing protein 15-like — translation NNNNNNNNNNNNNNNNNNNNNNNNNNNNNNNNNNNNNNNNNNNNNNNNNNNNNNNNNNNNNNNNNNNNNNNNNNNNNNNNNNNNNNNNN, via the coding sequence aataataataataataataataataataataataataataataataataataataataataataataataataataataataataataataataataataataataataataataataataataataataataataataataataataataataataataataataataataataataataataataataataataataataataataataataataataataataataataataataataataataataataataataataataat